One genomic region from Argentina anserina chromosome 2, drPotAnse1.1, whole genome shotgun sequence encodes:
- the LOC126784654 gene encoding uncharacterized protein LOC126784654, which translates to MTNQLESLVESIKSKVRALKKKSKKPYIKMDKSSSVKVEIRSRKARKIIEKTLKLADRPGKHFVS; encoded by the coding sequence ATGACGAACCAGTTGGAGAGCTTGGTGGAGTCGATCAAGTCAAAGGTGAGAGCTCTGAAGAAGAAGTCGAAGAAACCCTACATAAAGATGGACAAGAGCTCCAGCGTCAAGGTTGAGATCCGAAGCAGAAAGGCTCGCAAAATCATTGAGAAGACCCTCAAGCTTGCTGATCGTCCTGGAAAGCATTTTGTCTCTTGA
- the LOC126783209 gene encoding uncharacterized protein LOC126783209 has translation MQSLAPIRPRFTRCLPTFRAFSSSPPPSSSDYSNQSRGGLPRFFSERLPSSKGGLVRVQDDEFWHMTKVLRLRANDRVELFNGKGGLVEGVIQTVDRSGLDFVALEDPKLVLPQSMQWHVFAAFGSLKGGRADWLVEKCTELGASSVTPLLTERSPNMSGNRLDRLQRVNMAAAKQCQRLHEMVLNPPMKIEGLLPLVAQSKLSFLAAAEATPLVTALTSSGRETSGLLVVGPEGDFTEKEVNELIKAGSVSVGLGPHRLRVETATVALLATLMLWSDSQETCGS, from the exons ATGCAGAGCCTAGCACCAATACGACCTCGTTTCACAAGGTGCCTCCCAACCTTCCGagccttctcttcttctcctcctccttcttcttcagaTTACTCCAACCAGTCCCGCGGCGGCCTCCCTCGCTTCTTCTCCGAACGCCTTCCTTCTTCCAAg GGAGGCCTAGTTCGTGTTCAAGACGATGAGTTCTGGCATATGACCAAGGTCTTGAGATTACGGGCCAACGATAG GGTAGAGCTGTTTAATGGGAAAGGAGGATTGGTGGAAGGAGTGATACAGACAGTGGATCGGTCTGGGCTTGATTTTGTGGCCTTGGAAGATCCTAAGTTGGTTCTTCCACAGAGCATGCAGTGGCATGTGTTTGCAGCCTTTG GTAGTTTGAAGGGCGGTCGGGCTGATTGGCTTGTTGAGAAATGCACG GAGCTGGGGGCTAGTAGTGTGACTCCTCTGCTGACAGAGCGGTCTCCTAATATGTCAGGAAATCGGTTGGATAGGTTGCAAAGAGTCAATATGGCAGCTGCTAAACAAT GTCAACGGCTCCATGAAATGGTATTAAATCCACCAATGAAAATTGAAGGTCTTTTGCCTCTT GTTGCACAGTCCAAGCTATCTTTTTTGGCGGCTGCAGAAGCTACTCCTCTTGTTACTGCATTGACTTCATCAGGAAGGGAGACCAGTGGACTGCTTGTGGTTGGACCTGAAGGAG ACTTCACGGAGAAAGAGGTGAATGAATTGATAAAAGCTGGATCTGTCTCTGTTGGTCTTGGCCCACATCGGCTCCGGGTTGAAACTGCTACCGTGGCTCTTCTGGCAACTCTGATGTTATGGTCTGATTCTCAAGAAACATGTGGTTCTTAA